A stretch of DNA from Anaerobacillus isosaccharinicus:
ATCCATGCTTTTATTCTACTTTTTTCGCCATAAATAGAAAATGAAAACGTTATGTGGAATCTTCAATATATTTTTTAAACGCCAAATATGCTAAAATTAAAGTGCCATAAAGTGTTTCTTTAAATGACCCTGGCTCCTTCGCAAGAAGGAGGATTCGCCAAAATCTTGGATCATTTTTAAATATTTTATGGCTTCTTTTTTTTGATCATCTGAGAAACTAAGGGCATAATCCAAATCAGAAAAATAAGTATGAACCCATTTAAGAATACTTACATAACGTTTGAAATGAAAATTTACTAATTGACGACGATCGAACGCTTTCTTTTTTAGTAGACGTTGTTCAACTCCTTGAACAATAGTATGTAAAGTATGCTGGAAATGCGGGATGAGAAAGTCAGGAATGATTGAAAATGTAGTTTTACAGTGTTTGCACTTCAAACGACAAATAGGAATACTTATTGCCCCCTTTTCAGTAATTCCAAACCTCATATAAAACCCATGACGATATAGTTTCCCCCGCCCCTTACACTCAGAACAAAACTCAATAATCGGGAATTCATTTTCTTTCCCTCTTAATTCATACTCTTGTAATCCGATTCCAAAATCATGAATAATGACCATAAAAAACTCCCCCTTTTAATATGCAAAAAATTTAGCACATAATCTCGGGAGAGTATATAGTTTATTCTGGTGTAATTTGAAAAAAATGCGATCAAACGAGAAGAAATAAAGTGACTGTCTACAGGGATGTAATTAAATTATAGGGAGGGGCATCATGCCTAAACATTGGAAAGAAGATCAAGTCTATTTATTAAAAGCAATTCCGGCTTATCGAACAAGCATTGCTGGTAAGTCGTTAGAAGAAGCAAAACAAATTACAAAAGCC
This window harbors:
- a CDS encoding DUF6431 domain-containing protein, which codes for MVIIHDFGIGLQEYELRGKENEFPIIEFCSECKGRGKLYRHGFYMRFGITEKGAISIPICRLKCKHCKTTFSIIPDFLIPHFQHTLHTIVQGVEQRLLKKKAFDRRQLVNFHFKRYVSILKWVHTYFSDLDYALSFSDDQKKEAIKYLKMIQDFGESSFLRRSQGHLKKHFMAL